Proteins encoded by one window of Thalassoroseus pseudoceratinae:
- a CDS encoding alpha/beta hydrolase-fold protein: MKSRSLLLGCLLYAFTPLAFAAEKADQVPRGDLRNGEFSTSQIYPDTTRSYRVYVPKQYRADQPANLMVFMDGLNYANPKGAFRVPAVFDELIHAGEMPITIAVFVNPGKVPATKDGAKGRSNRSFEYDSLGDRYANFLIDEFLPVALEGLNVSDNPADRAVCGISSGGICAFTVAWEKPEQFGKVMSHIGSFTNIRGGWAYPGLIRKTKAEPKPIKVYLQEGKDDLNNLHGNWPLANQDMAAALQFAGYNYKFVMTDGGHSGRWGGKELPNALRWLWSDDSESTQFPPTSTKPPWKPHPDAVRQAGVPEGKIIEMPDWESKIFPKTIREWAIYVPAQYDADHPAALMIFQDGERMRKLDGRWRIPIVFDNLIARNEMPPTIAVFINPGDDNTKKKRNRRPSNRSFEYDSLGERYVRFLLEEIIPEVKKNYVISDDPNMHAIGGSSSGAICAFTAAWERPDYFRKVYSSVGSFTNLRGGNIYPSLVRKTEPKPIRVYMADTSGDVDNAFGSWPWSNRLLASALQYMGYDIRFDWAEGYAHNADYGSSRFPEAMKWLWRDEQHTPTLDTSGDLGGDLTLLNLLVPGESWELVADEVGFADALCADSKGNVYFCDMREPMVYKIDAKSGDHTKIAAVAVSGLEFGPNGLLYACQGSKQQVISINPVTGDTKVVADGVRPNDLAVTSDGQIFITETKAQHVTRIDSKTGEKTVVDEGINRPNGIALSNDGGTLAVSEHGGRYTWMFRVNPDGTLDAKMPSMTLRLPIDYKGEFRFNSPPPRLNVARGDGMAVDSKGRYYVTSQLGVQIFDPTGRPCGVLPKPRKDQPLTTCILGGIDHSTLYIAHGKQIYRRKLTVD, encoded by the coding sequence ATGAAGTCGCGCTCGTTATTGCTGGGATGTTTGCTGTATGCGTTCACGCCGTTGGCTTTTGCGGCGGAGAAGGCGGACCAAGTGCCGCGGGGCGACCTACGAAATGGCGAGTTCTCGACCAGCCAAATTTATCCGGACACAACACGGTCATATCGGGTTTACGTTCCGAAGCAATACCGAGCCGATCAGCCGGCAAACCTTATGGTCTTCATGGATGGATTGAATTACGCGAATCCTAAAGGCGCATTCCGGGTTCCAGCGGTTTTTGATGAACTGATCCACGCTGGTGAGATGCCGATAACAATTGCGGTTTTCGTCAACCCCGGCAAAGTCCCGGCGACGAAAGACGGAGCGAAAGGCCGTAGCAATCGGTCCTTTGAATACGATTCACTGGGCGATCGATATGCGAATTTCTTGATTGATGAGTTCCTGCCAGTGGCGTTGGAAGGCTTGAATGTCTCAGACAATCCGGCTGATCGAGCCGTCTGCGGTATTTCGTCTGGCGGAATCTGTGCATTCACGGTGGCTTGGGAGAAACCCGAGCAATTCGGCAAAGTGATGAGCCACATCGGAAGCTTCACGAATATCCGAGGTGGGTGGGCGTATCCGGGGTTGATTCGAAAGACGAAGGCCGAGCCAAAACCAATCAAGGTTTACCTGCAAGAGGGCAAAGATGATTTGAACAACTTGCATGGGAACTGGCCGTTGGCGAATCAAGATATGGCAGCCGCGTTGCAGTTTGCAGGGTACAACTACAAGTTTGTGATGACCGACGGCGGGCACAGCGGGCGATGGGGTGGAAAGGAATTGCCGAACGCGTTGCGATGGTTGTGGTCGGACGATTCCGAATCGACGCAGTTTCCTCCGACGTCCACAAAACCACCGTGGAAACCCCATCCCGATGCCGTCCGTCAAGCGGGTGTCCCGGAAGGTAAGATCATCGAGATGCCCGATTGGGAATCGAAGATCTTTCCCAAGACCATTCGAGAATGGGCCATCTATGTGCCAGCTCAGTACGACGCTGATCACCCGGCGGCTTTGATGATCTTCCAGGACGGCGAACGCATGCGAAAGCTGGATGGTCGCTGGCGAATTCCGATCGTTTTTGACAATCTCATCGCTCGAAACGAAATGCCGCCGACCATTGCTGTTTTCATCAACCCCGGTGATGACAACACAAAGAAGAAACGCAATCGGCGTCCATCGAATCGTAGCTTCGAATACGACAGCCTGGGCGAGCGGTATGTGCGATTCTTGCTGGAGGAGATCATCCCGGAAGTCAAAAAGAATTACGTCATTTCCGATGATCCGAACATGCACGCGATTGGCGGTTCCAGCTCAGGGGCGATCTGTGCATTTACGGCGGCCTGGGAACGGCCCGATTATTTCCGCAAGGTGTATTCCAGTGTGGGAAGCTTCACAAATCTTCGCGGGGGGAACATCTATCCGTCATTGGTTCGCAAGACCGAACCGAAACCAATTCGTGTTTACATGGCCGACACCAGCGGTGATGTGGACAATGCTTTCGGAAGTTGGCCTTGGTCGAATCGTCTGTTGGCGTCGGCGTTGCAATACATGGGATACGACATTCGATTCGATTGGGCTGAGGGGTACGCCCATAATGCCGACTATGGTAGCTCGCGATTTCCCGAGGCGATGAAATGGCTCTGGCGTGACGAGCAACACACGCCGACTCTCGATACCTCGGGGGATCTGGGTGGTGATCTCACGCTCTTGAATCTGCTTGTACCAGGCGAATCGTGGGAGTTGGTTGCGGACGAAGTGGGTTTCGCTGACGCTTTGTGTGCGGACTCGAAAGGTAACGTCTATTTTTGCGATATGCGTGAGCCGATGGTTTATAAGATCGATGCCAAATCGGGCGATCATACTAAGATCGCAGCTGTTGCAGTCAGTGGATTGGAGTTCGGCCCGAACGGTTTGCTCTATGCGTGCCAAGGTTCAAAGCAGCAAGTGATCTCGATTAACCCGGTGACAGGGGACACGAAAGTTGTTGCGGACGGAGTTCGTCCGAACGATTTGGCGGTCACGAGCGACGGTCAAATTTTCATCACCGAGACCAAGGCTCAACACGTGACGCGGATCGACTCAAAGACCGGCGAGAAAACGGTGGTTGATGAGGGAATCAATCGCCCTAATGGTATCGCGTTGTCGAATGATGGCGGAACACTCGCTGTGTCGGAACATGGTGGGCGATATACATGGATGTTCCGCGTCAATCCCGATGGCACTCTGGATGCGAAGATGCCGAGTATGACGCTTCGTCTGCCGATTGATTACAAGGGCGAATTCCGATTCAATTCACCGCCCCCCCGATTGAACGTAGCTCGGGGAGACGGAATGGCAGTCGACAGTAAGGGCCGTTATTATGTGACTAGCCAACTCGGCGTGCAAATCTTCGATCCAACCGGTCGGCCTTGCGGTGTCCTTCCGAAGCCCCGCAAAGACCAACCGCTCACAACGTGTATACTCGGCGGGATTGATCACTCAACGCTCTACATCGCCCATGGGAAGCAAATTTATCGTCGCAAACTGACCGTGGATTGA
- a CDS encoding vitamin K epoxide reductase family protein: MPDSPKHGNDKLGMGGRGVTRPMAEQTSQHHHEEMQNESGSHEMSRDDRLMMLKMHHKQTLWIYWTLPLLGIWMVLAPFTFGYLNDALWVNPSGGRGVWFSEQTHTELRAQLMTWSDVVSGFLLLVFGYRSLTPNRPKSLWTCCFLGVWLTFAPIVFWAPTAASYLNSTVVGMLLIALTILIPGMPNMIMYMQMGPPVPPGWSYNPSSWPQRWIMIVTGFLGFVVSRYLAMFQLGYIDWVWDPFFGFEAGTKPVLNSRLSHSLPISDAGLGAVSYTFEFLMGYMGSPSRWRTMPWMVAFFGILVIPLGLTHIVLVVSQPLIVHHWCFYCLIAALIMLPMIPLEVDEVVAMGQHMIEAKRRGDRGGSVWTIFWKGGSAEGCTSDERSPELIAFPEKPGQVFRASIWGMSFPWTLIVASMIGIGLMAMPSLFGVGIQSGDADLGHFGGALIVTVSVVCMGEVLRLGRYLNVLLGIAVAGLPWILDGGSITYSITCTIAGVLVLLLSLPRGVKTEQYGLWDPYVR; the protein is encoded by the coding sequence ATGCCTGACTCTCCCAAACATGGAAACGACAAACTAGGAATGGGCGGTCGTGGTGTCACGCGTCCCATGGCCGAACAGACAAGTCAGCATCATCACGAGGAGATGCAGAACGAAAGCGGGAGTCATGAGATGAGTCGTGACGACCGCCTAATGATGCTCAAGATGCATCACAAACAAACATTGTGGATCTATTGGACGTTGCCGCTGCTAGGCATCTGGATGGTGCTGGCTCCATTCACATTTGGTTACTTGAACGACGCTCTTTGGGTCAACCCCAGCGGCGGACGGGGGGTGTGGTTCTCAGAACAAACTCACACGGAACTGCGGGCGCAGTTGATGACTTGGAGTGACGTTGTCTCCGGGTTCTTGCTACTGGTCTTCGGTTATAGATCCCTGACACCCAATCGCCCCAAAAGCCTTTGGACTTGTTGCTTTCTTGGGGTATGGCTGACATTCGCGCCGATCGTGTTCTGGGCACCGACGGCTGCATCATATCTCAACAGTACCGTTGTCGGCATGCTATTGATCGCATTGACGATCCTGATCCCAGGAATGCCAAACATGATTATGTATATGCAGATGGGGCCGCCGGTTCCGCCCGGTTGGAGTTACAACCCATCGAGTTGGCCGCAACGTTGGATCATGATTGTGACGGGGTTTCTCGGTTTTGTCGTCTCTCGATATTTAGCAATGTTCCAGCTTGGCTATATCGATTGGGTATGGGATCCCTTCTTCGGGTTCGAAGCCGGGACCAAGCCGGTCCTCAATTCAAGATTGAGTCATAGCTTGCCAATCAGTGACGCTGGTTTAGGCGCGGTCTCGTATACCTTTGAATTCTTGATGGGCTATATGGGTAGCCCGTCTCGTTGGCGGACAATGCCTTGGATGGTGGCCTTCTTTGGCATTCTTGTGATACCTCTTGGCCTCACTCATATTGTCTTGGTCGTCTCACAACCGCTGATCGTGCATCATTGGTGCTTCTATTGTCTGATCGCCGCTTTGATCATGTTGCCCATGATCCCGCTTGAAGTCGATGAAGTCGTGGCGATGGGGCAACACATGATCGAAGCCAAGCGACGCGGCGACCGGGGCGGTTCGGTGTGGACCATCTTCTGGAAAGGCGGATCGGCAGAAGGCTGCACTAGCGACGAGCGTTCGCCGGAATTGATAGCTTTTCCGGAGAAACCTGGTCAAGTGTTTCGAGCCTCCATCTGGGGAATGAGTTTCCCATGGACGTTGATAGTCGCCAGTATGATTGGGATCGGACTCATGGCAATGCCATCTCTGTTTGGGGTCGGCATTCAAAGTGGCGATGCCGATCTCGGGCACTTTGGAGGCGCGTTGATCGTCACTGTCTCAGTCGTCTGTATGGGAGAGGTCCTTCGACTAGGACGCTATCTGAACGTGCTTCTGGGCATCGCGGTCGCTGGTTTGCCCTGGATCCTCGATGGAGGCTCAATCACTTATTCAATTACCTGCACCATTGCCGGTGTACTTGTTTTGCTACTGTCGTTACCGCGTGGCGTTAAGACGGAACAATACGGACTCTGGGATCCATACGTTCGATAG
- a CDS encoding transposase, which translates to MLISLSAWPRLGRNRTGSRTAPKPYLNDGQWLLINDLFEDPLPSELGGRPRVPPRACLEGVLWVLVSGARWKDLPERYPSPATCWRRLKQWTESGVFAAAWTRLLGHMEDFRDIDWEEAIGDGTFAPAKKGAPQSATPRKAKAPKSC; encoded by the coding sequence ATGTTGATTTCCCTGTCTGCGTGGCCTCGGTTGGGCCGCAATCGCACAGGGTCCAGGACGGCCCCCAAACCATATCTCAATGACGGGCAATGGCTTTTGATCAATGACCTCTTTGAAGACCCGCTTCCTTCGGAACTCGGTGGGCGTCCGCGTGTCCCGCCGCGAGCCTGTCTGGAAGGTGTGTTGTGGGTCTTAGTTTCCGGTGCCAGGTGGAAAGATTTACCAGAACGATATCCCAGTCCTGCCACGTGCTGGCGGCGTCTGAAACAGTGGACCGAGTCCGGCGTGTTCGCAGCCGCTTGGACCAGGTTGCTGGGGCACATGGAAGATTTTCGGGACATCGACTGGGAGGAAGCCATCGGCGATGGCACCTTTGCCCCAGCAAAAAAAGGGGCGCCGCAGTCGGCAACACCAAGAAAGGCAAAGGCACCAAAATCATGCTGA
- a CDS encoding transposase encodes MLMVDGVGTPLAVTIDSASRHEVRLIEPLIENCRLPRKPKRLMYDRAADSDPLRTRLAAEEIELICHHRKSRKRPPTQDGRKARRLARRYVVERSISWLQFKRRIVVRCEHYDHLFHGFVQLACMFTIIKWF; translated from the coding sequence ATGCTGATGGTTGACGGCGTGGGCACACCGTTGGCAGTGACGATTGACAGTGCGAGTCGTCACGAAGTCCGGCTGATTGAACCGCTGATTGAGAACTGCAGGCTCCCGCGCAAGCCGAAGCGTCTGATGTACGATCGCGCCGCAGATAGCGATCCGTTGCGAACTCGGCTTGCGGCCGAGGAGATCGAATTGATCTGTCATCATCGCAAGAGCCGCAAGCGACCTCCGACTCAAGACGGTCGCAAAGCCAGACGCTTGGCCCGTCGGTATGTCGTCGAGCGCAGCATCAGTTGGCTGCAATTCAAACGTCGAATTGTCGTCCGCTGTGAACACTATGATCATCTATTTCACGGCTTTGTCCAACTCGCTTGCATGTTCACTATCATCAAATGGTTTTGA
- a CDS encoding thiamine pyrophosphate-requiring protein, producing MADNVGDFLLERLRQWGVKRIYGFPGDGINGIMGALGRADNQPKFVQARHEEMSAFMACGHAKFTGEVGVCIATSGPGAIHTLNGLYDAKLDHQPVLAIVGQQPRTALGEHYQQEVDLQTLFKDVTAYVQTVMSPEQLPAVIDQAMRTAIAERSPVCLIFPADVQELDAVKETPHKFKMSPGSLGMVKPRVLPPDASIREAAQIINGGKKVGILVGQGARSAADEVIELAERTGGGVAKALLGKDVLPDDLPFVTGSIGLLGTYPSYELMMGCDTFLMIGSNFPYAQFLPKFGQARGIQIDIDGKLIGLRYPMELNLVGDAKSTLQALLPFIDRKEDRSWRETIEKNNQTWNEIIEKRAHQSADPVNPQRVFWELSPLLPDDCIVTADSGSGTNWFARDVKLRKGMQASLSGTLATMGCGVPYAIAAKFCHPNQPVVALVGDGAMQMNGMAELLTVRKYWEEWDNPQFIVLVVHNNDLNQVTWEMRVMEGDPKFEAAQVLPDMNYAAFADMIGLEGIRVERTEDIVPAWEHAFSASRPIVIDALCDPEVPPLPPHTTFDQAMGMLKSLIKGDPEAGDIIKHGFKGKIAEYVH from the coding sequence ATGGCTGACAATGTCGGTGACTTCCTACTCGAACGTCTGCGGCAATGGGGCGTTAAACGGATTTACGGATTCCCGGGTGACGGAATCAATGGGATCATGGGTGCATTAGGGCGGGCCGATAATCAGCCGAAGTTTGTCCAGGCTCGGCATGAGGAGATGTCGGCGTTCATGGCTTGTGGACATGCCAAGTTCACTGGTGAAGTCGGCGTTTGTATCGCTACAAGCGGTCCGGGGGCGATTCATACCCTCAACGGTTTGTATGATGCGAAACTCGATCATCAACCTGTACTAGCGATCGTGGGGCAACAACCTCGGACGGCTTTGGGCGAGCACTATCAGCAAGAGGTCGATCTGCAGACGCTGTTCAAAGATGTGACGGCTTATGTTCAAACCGTGATGTCACCAGAACAGTTGCCCGCAGTGATCGACCAAGCCATGCGGACGGCGATCGCTGAGCGGTCTCCGGTCTGTTTGATTTTCCCTGCCGACGTGCAAGAACTTGACGCGGTCAAAGAAACGCCGCACAAATTCAAGATGAGCCCCGGGAGTCTGGGCATGGTCAAACCGCGTGTGTTGCCGCCGGACGCTTCCATTCGCGAAGCCGCACAAATCATCAATGGGGGGAAGAAAGTCGGCATACTTGTGGGACAGGGCGCTCGCAGCGCTGCCGATGAAGTCATTGAACTCGCGGAGAGAACCGGTGGCGGAGTGGCCAAAGCCCTTTTAGGTAAGGACGTGTTGCCTGACGACTTGCCTTTCGTCACCGGTTCGATCGGCTTGTTAGGAACGTACCCAAGTTATGAACTCATGATGGGCTGCGATACGTTCCTCATGATCGGCTCCAATTTTCCCTATGCACAGTTTCTGCCCAAGTTCGGTCAGGCTCGCGGGATTCAGATTGACATTGATGGCAAGTTGATCGGCCTGCGGTATCCCATGGAACTCAACCTCGTTGGAGATGCCAAGAGTACTTTGCAGGCGTTGCTACCGTTCATTGATCGCAAGGAGGATCGTTCTTGGCGGGAGACCATCGAAAAGAACAACCAGACTTGGAACGAAATCATCGAGAAGCGAGCACATCAAAGTGCCGACCCCGTAAACCCGCAACGCGTATTCTGGGAACTCTCGCCGCTGTTGCCAGACGACTGCATCGTCACGGCCGATTCGGGGTCGGGCACGAACTGGTTCGCCCGCGACGTGAAACTTCGCAAAGGGATGCAAGCATCGCTCTCGGGAACACTGGCGACAATGGGATGCGGTGTCCCATATGCGATTGCTGCGAAGTTCTGCCATCCGAACCAACCGGTTGTCGCATTGGTCGGCGATGGAGCCATGCAAATGAACGGTATGGCTGAACTACTAACGGTCCGCAAATACTGGGAAGAATGGGATAATCCGCAGTTCATCGTGCTCGTGGTGCACAACAATGACTTAAACCAAGTCACCTGGGAAATGCGGGTGATGGAGGGCGACCCGAAATTCGAAGCCGCTCAAGTTCTACCGGACATGAACTACGCGGCGTTCGCGGACATGATCGGTCTGGAAGGCATCCGCGTGGAGCGAACTGAAGACATCGTGCCAGCCTGGGAACATGCGTTTTCCGCCAGCCGGCCGATTGTCATTGATGCCCTATGTGATCCGGAAGTCCCGCCGTTGCCGCCTCACACGACCTTCGATCAGGCGATGGGCATGCTCAAGAGCCTCATCAAAGGTGATCCGGAAGCCGGGGATATCATCAAGCACGGCTTCAAGGGCAAGATTGCGGAATACGTCCATTAG